One Streptomyces lincolnensis genomic region harbors:
- a CDS encoding SDR family oxidoreductase, whose amino-acid sequence MGSVNNTKTALVTGANKGIGFAIAQGLGALHFTVAVGARDDARRKEAVQRLHAAGIDAFGVALDVTSDASVAAAAASIEKEAGRLDVLVNNAGISGRFADGAQDPTTLDLDALRTVLETNVFGVVRVTNAMLPLLSRAASPRIVNMSSNMGSLTLQTGPVMAAYAPSKSMLNSVTAQYARRFADTNIIVNVACPGYVATDFTGFAGERTPEQGAAIALRLATLPDDGPRGGFFDDKGAVAW is encoded by the coding sequence ATGGGCAGCGTGAACAACACCAAGACAGCGCTGGTCACCGGCGCGAACAAGGGAATCGGCTTCGCCATCGCTCAGGGTCTCGGAGCCCTTCACTTCACCGTCGCCGTGGGCGCACGTGACGACGCCCGACGCAAGGAGGCCGTGCAGCGGTTGCATGCCGCAGGCATAGATGCGTTCGGAGTCGCCCTCGATGTCACCTCCGACGCCAGTGTCGCCGCAGCGGCGGCGAGCATCGAGAAGGAAGCCGGGCGACTCGACGTCCTCGTCAACAACGCAGGAATCTCCGGCCGGTTCGCGGACGGGGCGCAGGACCCCACGACCCTCGACCTCGACGCCCTGCGCACAGTCCTGGAAACGAACGTGTTCGGGGTTGTACGGGTGACGAACGCGATGCTCCCGCTGCTCAGCCGTGCCGCCTCGCCCCGGATCGTCAACATGTCCAGCAACATGGGCTCGCTGACGCTGCAGACCGGCCCAGTCATGGCCGCCTACGCACCCTCCAAGTCGATGCTCAACAGCGTCACAGCCCAGTACGCCCGCCGATTCGCTGACACGAACATCATCGTGAACGTGGCATGCCCCGGGTACGTCGCAACCGACTTCACCGGATTCGCCGGGGAACGAACACCCGAGCAGGGCGCCGCGATCGCCCTTCGCCTCGCCACCCTGCCCGACGACGGCCCCCGAGGCGGCTTCTTCGACGACAAGGGAGCCGTCGCCTGGTAA
- a CDS encoding IS630 family transposase produces MAEPVRVRRLTDQEGQRLQQIVRRGSTSSVRYRRAMLLLASAGGNRVPVIAQLVQADEDTVRDVIHRFNEIGLACLDPQWAGGRPRQLSPDDEDFVIQTATTRPAKLGQPFTRWSIRKLAAYLRKIHGRIIRIGREALRCLLARRGITFQRTKTWKESPDPERDTKLDRIEHVLDRFPDRVFAFDEFGPLGIRPIAGSGWAEQRRPDRLPATYHRTHGVRYFHGCHSVGDDRLWGVNRRKKGAANTLAALKSIRAARPDGAPIYVIMDNLSAHKGADIRRWAKKHKVELCFTPTYASWANPIEAHFGPLRQFTIANSKHHNHTVQTRALHAYLRWRNANARHPDVLAAQRKERARIRSERGIRWGGRPLPAAA; encoded by the coding sequence GTGGCTGAGCCTGTCCGTGTGCGCAGACTGACCGACCAGGAAGGTCAGCGGCTGCAGCAGATCGTGCGTCGTGGCAGCACGAGTTCGGTGCGATACCGGCGCGCGATGCTGCTGCTGGCCTCGGCCGGCGGGAACCGTGTGCCGGTGATCGCGCAACTGGTGCAGGCCGACGAGGACACCGTCCGGGACGTGATCCACCGGTTCAACGAGATCGGCCTGGCCTGCCTGGACCCTCAATGGGCGGGAGGCCGTCCCCGCCAACTCAGCCCTGACGACGAGGACTTCGTCATCCAAACGGCCACCACCCGACCCGCCAAGCTCGGCCAGCCCTTCACCCGCTGGTCGATCCGCAAACTCGCCGCCTACCTGCGTAAAATCCACGGCCGGATCATCCGCATCGGCCGCGAAGCATTACGCTGCCTGCTCGCCCGCCGCGGCATCACCTTCCAGCGCACCAAGACCTGGAAGGAATCACCAGACCCCGAGCGCGACACCAAACTCGACCGCATCGAGCACGTCCTGGACCGCTTCCCGGACCGCGTCTTTGCCTTCGACGAGTTCGGCCCGCTCGGCATCCGCCCCATTGCGGGCTCTGGCTGGGCCGAGCAACGGCGTCCCGACCGGTTGCCCGCCACCTACCATCGCACCCACGGAGTCCGGTACTTCCACGGCTGCCACTCGGTCGGCGACGACCGCTTGTGGGGCGTCAACCGCCGCAAGAAGGGCGCCGCGAACACTCTCGCCGCGCTGAAATCGATCCGCGCCGCACGGCCCGACGGCGCCCCGATCTACGTGATCATGGACAACCTGTCCGCCCACAAGGGCGCCGACATCCGGCGCTGGGCGAAGAAGCACAAGGTCGAGTTGTGCTTCACCCCGACCTACGCCTCGTGGGCAAACCCGATCGAGGCACACTTTGGACCGCTGAGGCAGTTCACCATCGCCAACTCGAAACACCACAACCACACCGTGCAGACCCGCGCCCTGCACGCCTACCTGCGCTGGCGCAACGCCAACGCCCGCCACCCCGACGTGCTCGCCGCCCAGCGCAAGGAACGCGCCCGCATCCGAAGCGAGAGAGGCATCCGCTGGGGAGGCCGACCTCTTCCAGCAGCAGCTTGA
- a CDS encoding GNAT family N-acetyltransferase yields MSDDAPGQDLPVGFRFRPYRGDEDHGPMAAVRLGCAERDRVDAHSVVEGLPTAAEIAEASAKLEEPSKNQILVVRDGSVVGYSTIRWWQERDDTWLYLHRGYLLPEHRHQGIGSAMLSWAEERIRRLVEQHGTARTAVIGANAMASEQDATALLLAAGYRRVFSLVELELGDLQQLPESASELPAGIRTGPIGTSHYGAAWRTVVDSYADTRFTQKWAFQDFVDTADPACWRAAWNGQDMVGVALCSIRRHDHTVGEVEELSVRTDQRRLGVGRALLLDGLRSLREQGATTARLYTGTANPHRSYDLYESVGFRRQNEYVRYRKPLA; encoded by the coding sequence ATGTCGGATGACGCGCCAGGACAGGATCTTCCGGTCGGCTTCAGGTTCCGGCCGTATCGCGGCGACGAAGACCATGGCCCCATGGCCGCAGTGCGGCTGGGGTGTGCCGAACGGGACCGGGTCGATGCCCATTCGGTTGTGGAAGGGCTCCCGACAGCGGCCGAGATCGCCGAAGCCTCTGCCAAGCTGGAGGAGCCGTCCAAGAACCAGATCCTGGTGGTGCGCGACGGGAGCGTCGTCGGCTACTCGACGATCCGGTGGTGGCAAGAGCGGGACGATACGTGGCTCTACCTGCACCGCGGCTACCTCTTGCCCGAGCATCGCCACCAGGGCATCGGCTCAGCCATGCTGAGCTGGGCCGAAGAGCGCATCCGTCGACTCGTCGAACAGCATGGAACGGCGCGAACGGCAGTGATCGGCGCGAACGCCATGGCCTCCGAGCAGGACGCCACGGCGCTTCTGCTGGCAGCCGGCTATCGACGTGTCTTCAGCCTGGTCGAGCTGGAGTTGGGCGATCTGCAGCAGTTGCCCGAGTCGGCCAGCGAACTGCCGGCCGGGATACGGACGGGCCCGATCGGGACCAGCCACTATGGTGCAGCCTGGAGGACGGTCGTCGATTCGTATGCGGACACCCGTTTCACTCAGAAATGGGCTTTCCAGGACTTCGTCGACACCGCCGACCCGGCATGCTGGAGGGCTGCCTGGAACGGGCAGGACATGGTCGGCGTGGCCCTCTGCTCCATCCGCCGTCACGACCACACTGTGGGCGAGGTCGAAGAGCTGAGTGTCCGAACGGACCAGCGACGCCTCGGAGTCGGCCGGGCCCTGCTGCTGGACGGGCTGCGAAGCCTTCGCGAGCAGGGTGCAACAACCGCCCGGCTGTACACGGGCACGGCAAACCCGCACCGGTCCTACGACCTTTACGAGAGCGTGGGGTTCCGGCGGCAGAACGAGTACGTCCGTTACCGCAAGCCGCTCGCTTGA
- the bla gene encoding class A beta-lactamase: MTYPLRIRRGAAWAAAGLLALAALPACGQQTESGPGSPAASKRSTSPAAATEPTAPKFRALEREFDARLGVYALDTGTGRSVGYQPDDRFAYASTFKALAAGAILRKYGTDGIDKVVTYSRDDVVADSPVSENFVETGMSLRGLCAATLWYSDNTAVNLLLDELGGPDGLEKVLEEFGDDVTEMDRYEPEMSDGTPGDIRDTSTPRAMAESLRAFLLGDALKRDERELLRQWMTTNMTGRTLIRAGVPDGWDVADKSGSAGYGGRNNIAVVWPEDGGNPIVMAVMSTRGKQGADRRDALIAKAATVAADALGR, encoded by the coding sequence ATGACGTATCCGCTTCGCATCCGCCGGGGCGCCGCCTGGGCGGCGGCCGGCTTACTCGCGCTCGCCGCCCTTCCGGCGTGCGGTCAGCAGACCGAGTCCGGGCCCGGCTCACCGGCCGCCTCAAAGCGGTCGACATCGCCGGCTGCGGCCACTGAACCCACGGCTCCCAAGTTCCGGGCACTGGAGCGGGAATTCGACGCGCGGCTCGGCGTCTACGCCCTGGACACCGGCACGGGCCGGTCGGTCGGCTACCAGCCGGACGACCGGTTCGCGTACGCCTCAACGTTCAAGGCGCTGGCGGCGGGCGCCATCCTCCGGAAGTACGGGACCGACGGCATCGACAAGGTGGTCACGTACTCGCGGGACGACGTGGTCGCGGACTCGCCAGTGTCCGAGAACTTCGTCGAGACCGGCATGAGTCTGCGGGGGCTGTGCGCCGCCACTCTCTGGTACAGCGACAACACGGCGGTCAACCTGCTCCTCGACGAGCTCGGCGGCCCCGACGGCCTGGAGAAGGTGCTGGAGGAGTTCGGCGACGACGTCACCGAGATGGACCGGTACGAGCCGGAGATGAGCGACGGCACACCGGGCGACATCCGCGACACGAGCACACCGCGTGCGATGGCAGAGAGCCTGCGGGCGTTCCTGCTCGGCGACGCCCTGAAACGGGACGAACGCGAGCTTCTCCGGCAGTGGATGACGACGAACATGACCGGGCGGACGCTCATCAGGGCGGGTGTTCCCGACGGCTGGGACGTGGCCGACAAGAGCGGCTCCGCCGGATACGGGGGCCGCAACAACATCGCCGTGGTGTGGCCGGAGGACGGCGGCAATCCCATCGTCATGGCGGTCATGTCCACCCGCGGCAAGCAGGGCGCCGACCGCCGCGACGCCCTTATCGCCAAGGCCGCCACCGTGGCGGCCGACGCCCTGGGCCGCTAG
- a CDS encoding serine hydrolase yields MGTESLLGELRRTLRDGGLYGSFLVRDLETGDEIGIDPDIVLPVASLVKIPLALVTLERIRRGELDGAAVIVVPPGRITTPGPTGLSRFQHAAHIAVEDLLYLSTCISDNSAADALFALTPPDRVGAVLHEFGLRGITVRHTMGELMETPVERFDPADVHLAHALAIDAGTPGRGHRVPQLDISRANTGTARAFVDLLQALWQSRSGTEGAEPPAIHPDVAARVRGFMANNLVRNRLAPDFDSDASTWSSKTGMLLNLRHEVGVVEHADGQTYAVAVLTESRVAAGRQPGADALMGQVARRLRDELRSRWV; encoded by the coding sequence ATGGGTACCGAGAGTCTGCTCGGGGAGCTTCGCCGGACGCTGCGCGACGGCGGGCTGTACGGCTCGTTCCTCGTCCGGGACCTGGAGACGGGCGACGAGATCGGTATCGACCCCGACATCGTGTTACCCGTCGCATCCCTCGTGAAGATCCCGCTCGCCCTGGTGACACTGGAACGCATCCGGCGCGGGGAGCTCGACGGCGCCGCGGTGATCGTGGTGCCGCCCGGGCGGATCACAACCCCGGGTCCGACCGGCCTCAGCCGGTTCCAGCACGCCGCCCACATCGCCGTGGAGGACCTGCTCTACCTCAGCACCTGCATCAGCGACAACAGCGCCGCCGACGCCCTCTTCGCACTCACCCCGCCCGACCGGGTCGGGGCGGTCCTGCACGAGTTCGGGCTGCGCGGCATCACCGTCCGGCACACCATGGGCGAGTTGATGGAAACCCCGGTGGAGCGTTTCGACCCGGCGGACGTACATCTCGCGCACGCCCTCGCGATCGACGCCGGCACCCCCGGGCGCGGCCACCGGGTGCCGCAACTCGACATCTCACGTGCCAACACCGGGACGGCGCGGGCTTTCGTCGACCTCCTGCAGGCACTCTGGCAGTCGCGGTCCGGTACCGAGGGGGCCGAGCCCCCGGCGATCCACCCCGACGTCGCGGCACGGGTGCGCGGCTTCATGGCCAACAACCTCGTGCGCAACCGCCTCGCCCCGGACTTCGACTCCGATGCCTCCACGTGGTCGTCCAAGACAGGCATGCTGCTCAACCTGCGCCACGAGGTCGGCGTCGTCGAACACGCCGACGGCCAAACCTATGCCGTGGCCGTCCTGACCGAGTCACGGGTGGCCGCCGGCAGGCAGCCGGGCGCCGACGCCCTCATGGGCCAGGTGGCCCGGCGCCTGCGTGACGAGCTCCGTTCGAGATGGGTCTAG
- a CDS encoding LysR family transcriptional regulator, producing the protein MDDLETRELRYFVAVAEELHFGRAAQRLGIAQPPLSRAIRQLERRLGVQLLDRDRRGVALTGAGGVLLREARVALDAVAAAAHRTRRAEDLQRPLVLVTKAGASHELLQRLLASSAADTDTAPVEVVLCEVGEQARLLRSGRADVALMHRPVDDLAGFDTEDLCTEGQVALLPSGHPLAARPQLTLADVGNVPDLPIARWPRPDGSYPDGPGPEVHTQSQLAQLVALGKTLLVIPASSRAWQWPDHVAVPVVDAPDITTVRAWPTGHHSSALAALARAAAGVRNTPPAAPTP; encoded by the coding sequence ATGGACGACCTGGAGACCCGTGAGCTGCGGTACTTCGTTGCGGTCGCCGAGGAGCTGCACTTCGGGCGCGCGGCCCAGCGGCTCGGGATCGCGCAGCCGCCGCTGTCGCGCGCCATCCGGCAGCTGGAACGTCGGCTCGGCGTCCAGCTCCTGGACCGGGACCGACGAGGGGTGGCCCTCACCGGCGCCGGCGGTGTCCTGCTGCGCGAAGCCCGGGTAGCCCTCGATGCGGTCGCGGCTGCCGCGCACCGGACCCGGCGGGCAGAGGATCTCCAGCGGCCACTGGTCCTGGTGACGAAAGCCGGCGCATCACACGAACTGCTGCAACGACTCCTCGCCTCGTCGGCAGCCGACACCGATACTGCACCGGTCGAAGTCGTCCTGTGCGAGGTCGGCGAGCAGGCACGGCTCCTGCGCAGCGGGCGCGCAGATGTGGCCCTCATGCACCGGCCGGTCGACGACCTGGCCGGGTTCGATACCGAAGACCTCTGCACCGAAGGCCAAGTCGCACTCCTCCCGTCGGGACACCCGCTCGCCGCACGTCCCCAGCTCACCCTTGCGGACGTCGGCAACGTGCCGGACCTTCCCATCGCCCGATGGCCCCGGCCCGACGGCTCCTACCCCGACGGCCCCGGGCCAGAGGTGCACACCCAGTCACAACTCGCTCAGCTCGTCGCGCTCGGCAAGACCCTGCTCGTCATCCCTGCCTCCAGCCGCGCCTGGCAGTGGCCCGACCATGTCGCGGTGCCCGTCGTCGACGCCCCGGACATCACGACCGTGCGCGCATGGCCGACTGGCCACCACTCATCGGCCCTCGCCGCACTGGCCCGAGCCGCCGCCGGGGTTCGCAACACGCCACCAGCTGCGCCCACGCCCTGA
- a CDS encoding GNAT family N-acetyltransferase, with amino-acid sequence MRALLKDDLARASAEAGVALTEYFVTDTAKWVWQYRVNQLTSDPGYTGWLTEIVVAEPEGAVVGYAGFHGPPDEAGMVELGYSVVPVYRRQGYARAMLTALVHRAVAEARVGTVRVTISPDNAASLATISGFGFVEVGEQWDEEDGLEVIFEVPV; translated from the coding sequence ATGAGGGCCTTGCTGAAGGACGACCTGGCTCGCGCGAGTGCCGAAGCAGGTGTCGCTCTCACCGAGTATTTCGTCACGGACACGGCAAAGTGGGTGTGGCAGTATCGGGTCAATCAGCTGACCTCGGACCCGGGTTACACGGGGTGGCTCACTGAGATTGTGGTGGCCGAGCCGGAAGGTGCCGTCGTGGGGTATGCCGGGTTCCATGGGCCGCCAGATGAGGCGGGGATGGTGGAGCTCGGTTACTCGGTGGTCCCCGTCTACCGTCGTCAGGGCTACGCCAGGGCGATGCTGACCGCGTTGGTGCATCGGGCCGTTGCCGAAGCCCGAGTCGGGACCGTGCGGGTGACGATCAGTCCTGACAACGCCGCATCCCTGGCCACGATTTCGGGGTTTGGCTTTGTGGAGGTCGGAGAGCAATGGGACGAGGAAGACGGCCTCGAAGTCATATTTGAAGTTCCTGTCTGA
- a CDS encoding LysR family transcriptional regulator — protein MDLVAACRAFVSVSEHGSFTVGAAAVRTAQSVVSRRVAALEQRLGERLLDRSSRAVTLTPFGRDMLPSARQLVQSADRFENEAEAARRRPLRLAVPAICPTGALARLIAEAHGHGVLLDPCPAGPAERSDLVTSRHVRAALLAVAPTEAAWTVPLGLAVADDPQGPIYLDTLRPGRADRDRRPRRVLLQPEDDVPHVRDRLVRLRDAVGLRPAQLAVAPAVAAAAADVLSRGDALLCSAAQARELRLHWRPVGELGPGFARGFSLAVADESDADAIRLRQACAYGIARCLGATEHSEAAA, from the coding sequence GTGGATCTTGTTGCGGCATGTCGCGCGTTCGTCAGTGTGAGCGAGCACGGCAGTTTCACGGTGGGCGCGGCAGCGGTTCGGACGGCCCAGTCCGTCGTGAGTCGCCGCGTCGCCGCGTTGGAGCAGCGCCTGGGCGAGCGGCTGCTGGACCGGTCGTCGCGGGCGGTGACGCTGACGCCGTTCGGCCGGGACATGCTGCCGTCGGCGAGGCAACTCGTGCAGTCGGCCGATCGGTTCGAGAACGAGGCGGAGGCCGCGCGGCGCCGGCCACTGCGTCTCGCCGTTCCCGCCATCTGTCCCACCGGAGCCCTCGCCCGCCTCATCGCGGAGGCGCACGGCCACGGAGTTCTCCTCGACCCGTGTCCCGCAGGGCCCGCGGAGCGGTCCGACCTCGTCACGTCCCGGCATGTGCGAGCGGCGCTGCTCGCGGTGGCTCCCACCGAGGCGGCCTGGACGGTGCCGCTGGGACTGGCGGTCGCGGACGACCCACAAGGGCCGATCTACCTGGACACCCTGCGCCCCGGCCGGGCCGACCGCGACCGGCGGCCCCGGCGCGTGTTGCTTCAGCCGGAGGACGACGTGCCGCACGTCCGGGACCGTCTCGTCCGCCTGCGCGACGCCGTCGGGCTGCGCCCGGCCCAACTGGCCGTCGCACCCGCTGTGGCCGCCGCCGCGGCGGACGTGCTGAGCAGGGGCGACGCGCTGCTGTGCTCGGCCGCACAGGCCCGCGAACTCCGCCTCCACTGGCGGCCCGTAGGCGAACTCGGCCCCGGCTTCGCACGAGGCTTCTCCCTGGCCGTGGCGGACGAGTCGGACGCCGATGCGATCCGCCTACGTCAGGCCTGCGCGTACGGCATCGCCCGGTGCCTCGGCGCCACGGAGCACTCGGAGGCAGCCGCATGA
- a CDS encoding sialidase family protein, which yields MHSSAHSSRRSPTGRTARRSSAVLAAVLLPALALSGTPAGAAAGESGPDPVRLSGASPFAGCAPGGLDGKMADGAIEPQLAADPGDSHRIAAVWPQDRQRGLVLAVTRNGGKSWKRTVVPNLTRCSGGRHDYVDQPAVTYTGDGALLVTGGLSMADGSASAGMSVRSDDGGRTWTRPAVIMKETDPSQGGVASGPAVADPRDANVLYVVTPRFPAQARSHNDAWISRSTDGGRNWQPPTQAVDSGDQHLASGHRLTVLDDGTLVNVYSLVRFGEGPITNRLTLQAVRSTDGGRTWSAPVKVADLRTKWLFQDPESGEQVSHTTSLLSDTAVDRRTGRILVAWQDARFSDGAADAVALAASDDGGRTWSAPVKVNRTPTGIPLPNQQAFTVALDVAGDGTVGVSYTDFRHNDAGTPLLTDRWLARCRPQQSDCAGSSATWRETRLTPTPFDMRRAPRIPDEASPRGYFLGEQMGLVATGHRFTAAWAVPDAPGRAAVHSSTPR from the coding sequence ATGCACAGTTCTGCGCATTCCTCGCGGCGTTCCCCGACCGGGCGTACCGCGCGGCGTTCCTCGGCCGTGCTCGCCGCGGTCCTGTTACCGGCGCTCGCCCTGTCCGGCACGCCGGCCGGGGCGGCGGCCGGCGAAAGCGGGCCGGATCCGGTGCGTCTGTCCGGGGCGAGTCCGTTCGCCGGCTGCGCGCCCGGTGGGCTGGACGGCAAGATGGCCGACGGTGCCATCGAGCCCCAACTCGCCGCCGATCCGGGCGACTCGCACCGGATCGCCGCGGTGTGGCCGCAGGACCGACAGCGCGGCCTGGTCCTCGCCGTCACACGGAACGGCGGAAAGTCCTGGAAACGCACCGTCGTTCCGAACCTGACCAGGTGCTCGGGAGGCCGCCACGACTACGTTGACCAGCCGGCGGTGACGTACACCGGCGACGGTGCCCTGCTGGTGACCGGCGGCCTCTCCATGGCTGACGGCTCCGCCAGCGCGGGGATGTCGGTACGTTCCGACGACGGCGGCCGGACCTGGACGCGGCCGGCGGTGATCATGAAGGAGACCGATCCGAGCCAGGGCGGGGTCGCGTCCGGGCCGGCAGTTGCGGACCCGCGCGACGCGAACGTGCTGTACGTCGTCACCCCGCGGTTCCCGGCGCAGGCGCGGTCCCACAACGACGCCTGGATCAGCCGCAGCACCGACGGCGGACGCAACTGGCAACCCCCGACACAGGCCGTGGACTCCGGTGACCAGCACCTGGCCTCCGGCCACCGGCTGACCGTGCTGGACGACGGCACCCTGGTGAACGTCTACAGCCTTGTCCGGTTCGGTGAGGGCCCCATCACCAACCGGCTCACCCTGCAGGCCGTACGGTCCACCGACGGCGGCCGGACGTGGTCCGCACCGGTGAAGGTGGCCGATCTGCGGACCAAGTGGCTGTTCCAGGACCCCGAATCCGGTGAACAGGTCTCGCACACCACGAGCCTGCTCTCCGACACCGCGGTCGACCGTCGCACCGGACGGATCCTGGTGGCCTGGCAGGACGCGCGGTTCAGCGACGGCGCCGCCGACGCGGTGGCCCTGGCAGCCTCCGACGACGGTGGTCGCACCTGGTCCGCGCCGGTGAAGGTGAACCGCACACCGACCGGCATCCCCCTGCCCAACCAGCAGGCGTTCACCGTCGCCCTGGACGTCGCCGGTGACGGAACGGTCGGCGTCTCCTACACCGACTTCCGCCACAACGACGCGGGTACGCCACTGCTGACGGACCGCTGGCTGGCGCGCTGCCGCCCTCAGCAGTCCGACTGCGCCGGTTCCTCGGCGACCTGGCGGGAGACCCGGCTGACCCCGACGCCGTTCGACATGCGCCGGGCGCCGCGGATCCCCGACGAGGCCAGTCCCCGCGGCTACTTCCTGGGCGAGCAGATGGGACTCGTCGCCACCGGCCACCGGTTCACCGCGGCGTGGGCCGTACCGGACGCTCCGGGCAGGGCCGCCGTCCACTCCTCCACACCGCGGTAG
- a CDS encoding S1 RNA-binding domain-containing protein, whose product MIGGPFEYPELWAFLESLHCGESLSGTVTAIERFGVFVALDDGPGHPIFPGVGFISCAELSWRRFEAASDVVQVGQRVSCEFLQFDTWNLEARLSLKAMQPDPFQAFADSTAVGQKLQGQVTKLVPFGVFVQVADGIEGLVHLRELAWTLVEDPSDVVHVGDTIAVVVTEIDQQRRALSLSRRKGSSRHQ is encoded by the coding sequence ATGATCGGCGGGCCGTTTGAGTACCCAGAGCTCTGGGCGTTTTTGGAGTCACTGCACTGCGGCGAGTCCCTTTCCGGCACCGTTACAGCGATCGAACGGTTCGGCGTGTTCGTGGCGCTTGACGATGGGCCCGGCCACCCGATCTTCCCCGGCGTCGGATTCATCTCATGCGCCGAGCTGTCCTGGCGCCGCTTCGAAGCAGCCTCCGATGTCGTGCAGGTCGGACAGCGCGTTTCCTGCGAGTTCCTCCAGTTCGACACCTGGAACCTGGAGGCCAGACTGTCCTTGAAAGCGATGCAGCCAGACCCCTTCCAGGCATTTGCCGACAGCACCGCGGTGGGGCAGAAACTGCAAGGACAGGTCACCAAACTGGTCCCGTTCGGCGTCTTCGTCCAGGTCGCGGACGGCATCGAGGGACTGGTCCACCTACGAGAGCTTGCCTGGACGCTCGTGGAGGATCCGTCGGACGTCGTCCACGTCGGCGACACGATCGCGGTCGTCGTCACTGAGATCGACCAGCAACGACGCGCACTGTCGCTCTCCCGACGAAAAGGCTCATCCCGCCACCAGTGA
- a CDS encoding DUF6247 family protein, which translates to MPASTATRRAYREVTTRRREDQTMCAQPDHAPVTPYVPALGAPAELLAQLRADRCAERWVPAFEREWAQALEESRRTFSLAQLYEVVQVWQGASPTRRRSMRLSPGRFPRTRRRWPACWTW; encoded by the coding sequence ATGCCCGCATCCACGGCCACCCGGCGCGCGTACCGTGAGGTGACGACCCGCCGCCGGGAAGACCAGACGATGTGCGCGCAGCCCGACCACGCACCCGTCACCCCCTACGTCCCCGCCCTGGGAGCTCCGGCCGAACTGCTCGCGCAGCTGCGCGCCGACCGGTGCGCGGAGCGTTGGGTGCCGGCCTTCGAGCGGGAGTGGGCGCAGGCTCTGGAGGAGTCGCGCCGGACGTTCTCCCTTGCCCAGCTGTACGAGGTCGTCCAGGTCTGGCAGGGCGCCTCTCCCACGCGCCGGCGGTCGATGCGTTTGTCGCCAGGCCGCTTTCCGAGGACCAGGAGACGCTGGCCCGCCTGCTGGACATGGTGA
- a CDS encoding class I SAM-dependent methyltransferase, whose product MTGYGVLAEVYEWLISDAKLPPAEFAASFDDVLNLLPSNAHVLDCSCGTGQLAVGLAGRGMQVVATDASEAMVRRTAELSEEFGASVRAVRANWEELPDHFQDNTFDMVFCVGNSLHHAAGATGRGAALESMSRLLRPGGRLVLTSRTWELVRARGSRLEISDRLVRRNGRDAVVVYRWEIAPHWEEEHHIEIAIAQVDATGLVLVRSELLSCWPYRCEELEVELHRVGLQTELSTFDLEAENYMVVASKV is encoded by the coding sequence GTGACAGGCTATGGCGTGCTTGCCGAGGTGTACGAATGGCTCATCTCGGATGCAAAGTTGCCTCCAGCCGAGTTCGCTGCGTCGTTCGACGACGTCCTCAATCTCCTGCCGTCGAACGCTCACGTCCTCGACTGTTCGTGCGGAACCGGACAGTTGGCGGTTGGCCTCGCCGGTCGTGGCATGCAGGTTGTCGCAACTGACGCCAGCGAGGCGATGGTTCGTCGGACTGCAGAGTTGTCTGAGGAGTTCGGGGCATCCGTCCGGGCCGTACGGGCGAACTGGGAAGAGTTGCCCGACCATTTCCAGGACAACACGTTCGACATGGTGTTCTGCGTTGGCAACTCGCTTCACCATGCCGCGGGCGCGACAGGCAGGGGTGCTGCACTGGAGTCGATGTCACGGCTTCTGCGCCCCGGCGGGCGCTTGGTACTCACATCCCGCACTTGGGAACTCGTGAGGGCCAGAGGTTCCCGGCTGGAGATCAGTGACCGACTCGTCCGCCGGAACGGTCGCGATGCCGTCGTGGTCTACCGCTGGGAGATTGCGCCGCATTGGGAGGAGGAGCACCACATCGAGATTGCAATCGCGCAAGTTGATGCGACCGGGTTGGTTCTTGTCCGCTCGGAACTGCTGTCCTGCTGGCCCTACCGGTGCGAGGAACTCGAAGTCGAGCTGCACCGGGTCGGACTCCAAACGGAACTGAGCACGTTCGATCTTGAGGCCGAGAACTACATGGTGGTCGCGAGCAAGGTATAA